One region of Bacteroidota bacterium genomic DNA includes:
- a CDS encoding DUF2179 domain-containing protein, with translation MSDPFFDSEFFKWVVLPIIIFFARMADVSLGTLRNVFISKGFRNIVPIIGFFEVLIWLVSIRQVMRHLDNPLCYVGFAGGFAAGTYVGLFIERKLALGMQVLRIITNQNWQELVNALQLQNVGVTIMDGHGSKGPVKVIFTIIKRKDLNLVRQVIRDHNPNAFYSIEDIRVANQGVFPKKSAVNNTMDYIRSVFPDPKEK, from the coding sequence ATGAGCGATCCATTTTTCGATTCTGAGTTTTTTAAATGGGTGGTATTACCGATCATTATTTTTTTTGCAAGGATGGCGGATGTGAGCTTGGGTACCCTCAGGAATGTCTTTATTTCCAAGGGATTTAGAAATATTGTTCCAATAATTGGGTTCTTTGAAGTTCTTATCTGGCTGGTTTCCATTCGTCAGGTGATGCGTCATTTGGATAACCCACTTTGTTATGTAGGCTTTGCCGGAGGCTTTGCAGCAGGAACATATGTAGGTTTATTCATCGAAAGAAAACTTGCTTTGGGAATGCAGGTTTTACGCATCATCACCAATCAGAATTGGCAGGAATTGGTGAATGCATTACAACTTCAGAATGTCGGTGTAACTATAATGGACGGTCATGGCTCCAAAGGCCCGGTTAAAGTCATTTTTACCATCATTAAAAGGAAGGATTTGAACCTGGTCAGGCAGGTTATCAGGGATCATAATCCAAATGCCTTCTATTCCATTGAGGACATCCGGGTAGCCAATCAGGGGGTTTTTCCAAAAAAATCGGCTGTAAACAATACTATGGATTACATCCGTAGTGTTTTTCCTGACCCCAAAGAGAAATGA
- a CDS encoding aminotransferase class IV family protein, with amino-acid sequence MPCFAVLLFCEMGQQATYINFNGNIVESSQPIFTSANRAFRYGDAVFETIRLMNGEILFFEQHLQRLKRSMSLLGMQPHDDLTFHNLYLSIRHLDQVNHLKGHGRIRLEVFRNDGGLYTPQSNNVSYIIEVTPLSLHHYKLNDTGLKIELYTDIKKPVSALSNLKSSNALYYVMAGLHKRHHGYGDCLVLNTDDRVAEAISSNIFLLKGNDLITPSLDEACVAGVMRETIIRMMEEKGKPVIQKGVEVEDMLNADELFLTDVIHGIRWVSAFRHKRYFNNYSRQLLKEIQELHSTKKV; translated from the coding sequence ATGCCTTGCTTCGCAGTACTTTTGTTCTGCGAAATGGGGCAACAGGCGACATATATTAATTTCAACGGAAATATCGTTGAATCATCTCAGCCGATTTTTACTTCTGCCAACAGAGCTTTTCGTTACGGAGACGCTGTATTTGAAACCATTCGCCTCATGAATGGCGAAATCCTGTTTTTTGAACAGCATCTGCAGCGATTAAAGAGAAGTATGTCATTGCTGGGCATGCAACCTCATGATGATCTGACCTTTCACAATTTATATTTATCGATCCGGCACCTGGATCAGGTCAACCACCTGAAAGGCCATGGAAGAATTCGTCTGGAAGTTTTCAGAAATGACGGGGGTTTGTACACGCCACAATCCAATAATGTATCCTATATCATTGAGGTAACTCCGCTTTCACTGCATCATTATAAACTCAATGATACCGGATTGAAAATTGAACTGTATACTGATATCAAGAAGCCGGTTAGCGCATTGTCAAATTTAAAATCCTCCAATGCACTTTATTATGTAATGGCCGGTTTGCACAAAAGGCATCATGGTTATGGAGATTGTCTTGTACTCAATACAGATGACAGGGTCGCGGAAGCAATCAGTTCGAATATCTTTCTTCTAAAAGGAAATGATTTAATCACCCCTTCACTGGATGAAGCCTGTGTTGCCGGGGTGATGCGGGAAACCATCATCCGGATGATGGAAGAAAAAGGAAAGCCCGTGATTCAAAAAGGAGTAGAGGTAGAGGACATGCTTAATGCCGATGAGTTATTCCTCACCGATGTGATTCATGGGATTCGCTGGGTCAGCGCTTTTCGTCACAAACGGTATTTTAACAATTACTCACGGCAATTGCTTAAAGAAATCCAGGAATTGCATTCAACAAAAAAGGTCTGA
- a CDS encoding HAD family hydrolase: MPSEKNKAIFLDRDGVINEERGDYTWLLEDFKLNKDLIPALQAFQKEGYLLIIISNQGGIGKGMYTKADADYLHLHLERHLENQGIHISEVYYCPHHPDNTKCICRKPDSLLLEKAMARFGIDPKQSWFIGDADRDVEAGTIAGVRSLKVLSNSSLLETLPLILGKSY, from the coding sequence ATGCCATCTGAAAAAAATAAAGCCATCTTTCTCGACCGCGATGGTGTCATCAACGAGGAAAGGGGAGATTATACCTGGCTGCTGGAGGATTTTAAATTAAATAAAGATCTGATCCCGGCTTTACAGGCCTTTCAAAAAGAAGGCTACCTGCTGATCATTATCAGCAATCAGGGTGGGATCGGAAAAGGAATGTACACAAAAGCGGATGCTGATTACCTTCATCTCCATCTGGAAAGACATCTGGAAAATCAGGGAATCCACATTTCAGAAGTTTACTATTGTCCGCACCATCCGGACAACACAAAATGCATTTGCAGAAAACCCGATTCTTTGCTGCTCGAAAAGGCGATGGCACGATTCGGAATTGACCCAAAACAATCCTGGTTCATTGGTGATGCCGACAGAGATGTGGAAGCAGGAACAATAGCCGGAGTGAGATCATTGAAAGTACTTTCAAATTCATCACTTTTGGAAACACTTCCCCTGATTCTTGGCAAAAGCTATTAA
- a CDS encoding rhomboid family intramembrane serine protease has protein sequence MTNIILIITCVISFLAFQNHSILDKLIFSPYLIRQKKEWYRFFSSGLIHADWLHLIVNMFVLYTFGRAVEDYFNALFGSRATINFLLLYVGGLGMSIVPTFSKEKNNPAYHALGASGAVSAVVFSFILFNPLQRLCFYGILCLPGIIFGILYLIYCYYMGKKGGDRINHDAHLWGALYGFFFTILLKPSLVISFFDQLIYFRNAI, from the coding sequence ATGACCAATATTATCCTGATCATCACTTGTGTGATTTCTTTTCTTGCTTTCCAGAACCACAGTATTCTGGACAAACTGATTTTTAGTCCTTATCTCATCCGTCAGAAGAAGGAATGGTATCGGTTTTTCAGTAGTGGATTGATCCATGCCGACTGGCTTCACCTCATTGTGAACATGTTTGTCCTGTACACATTTGGAAGGGCAGTAGAAGATTATTTTAATGCATTGTTTGGATCCAGAGCTACGATCAATTTTCTCCTTTTGTATGTAGGTGGATTAGGAATGTCAATAGTCCCGACATTTTCAAAAGAAAAAAACAATCCTGCTTATCATGCTCTGGGCGCTTCCGGAGCGGTATCAGCGGTGGTGTTTTCATTTATCTTGTTTAATCCGCTTCAACGCCTTTGTTTCTATGGCATCTTGTGTTTGCCTGGGATTATCTTTGGAATATTGTATTTAATTTACTGCTATTACATGGGTAAAAAAGGTGGTGACAGAATCAATCACGATGCCCATTTGTGGGGAGCATTGTATGGATTTTTCTTCACCATTCTATTAAAGCCATCCCTTGTGATTTCATTTTTCGATCAACTGATATACTTCCGGAATGCCATCTGA
- the ychF gene encoding redox-regulated ATPase YchF encodes MGLKCGIVGLPNVGKSTLFNCLSNAKAQAANFPFCTIEPNIGVITVPDDRLLELERLVKPQRVVPTTIEIVDIAGLVKGASKGEGLGNQFLSNIRECDAIIHVVRCFDDPNVVHVDGSVNPVRDKGTIDTELQLKDLDSIEKKIARVEKVAKAGADKDAKKAMDVLMVYKAHLEQGKSARSAPVAEEDQRFIADIFLLTAKPVLYVCNVDEGSVNTGNKYVDQLREHIHDEKAEILVIAAAIEAEITQLDSFEDRQAFLNDLGLSESGVSKLIKAAYRLLSLQTYFTAGVKEVRAWTITKGMMAPQAAAVIHTDFEKGFIKAEVIHFADFVTLGSETACRDAGKLSIEGKEYTVEDGDVMHFRFNV; translated from the coding sequence ATGGGATTGAAATGTGGAATTGTCGGGTTACCGAATGTAGGAAAATCAACATTGTTTAATTGTCTGTCAAATGCGAAAGCACAAGCGGCAAATTTTCCATTTTGTACTATCGAACCAAATATTGGCGTTATCACCGTACCGGATGACCGCCTTTTGGAATTGGAACGTCTGGTAAAACCACAACGAGTGGTTCCGACAACAATTGAAATCGTCGACATTGCCGGACTTGTAAAAGGAGCGAGCAAAGGTGAAGGACTCGGGAATCAATTTCTCAGTAATATCCGTGAGTGTGATGCGATTATTCATGTCGTTCGCTGTTTTGATGATCCGAATGTTGTGCATGTGGATGGTTCGGTAAATCCGGTCCGTGACAAAGGCACAATCGATACGGAACTTCAATTGAAAGACCTCGACAGTATTGAGAAGAAAATTGCCCGCGTTGAAAAAGTTGCAAAAGCCGGAGCAGATAAAGACGCTAAAAAAGCGATGGATGTTCTGATGGTTTATAAAGCCCATCTGGAACAGGGTAAATCCGCAAGAAGTGCTCCGGTCGCTGAAGAAGACCAACGATTCATCGCGGATATTTTCCTGCTGACGGCAAAGCCTGTTCTTTACGTCTGTAATGTTGATGAAGGATCCGTAAATACTGGAAATAAATATGTGGATCAGCTCCGCGAACACATTCATGATGAGAAGGCTGAAATCCTTGTCATCGCTGCAGCGATAGAAGCTGAAATTACTCAGCTGGATAGTTTTGAAGATCGTCAGGCCTTTCTGAATGATCTCGGTCTGAGTGAATCCGGAGTAAGTAAATTGATTAAAGCTGCATATCGTTTACTCTCATTGCAAACTTACTTCACAGCAGGTGTGAAGGAAGTGAGAGCATGGACCATCACCAAAGGTATGATGGCACCCCAGGCTGCTGCAGTGATCCATACCGATTTTGAAAAAGGATTTATCAAAGCAGAGGTAATTCACTTCGCTGACTTCGTAACTCTGGGTTCCGAAACTGCCTGCAGGGATGCAGGAAAACTGAGTATTGAGGGTAAAGAATACACTGTAGAAGACGGGGACGTAATGCATTTCCGTTTCAATGTCTGA
- a CDS encoding DUF4835 family protein: MVKRILIFLSFLLTAEFSNAQELNCQVSVLTPQIQASDKTIYETLQTAIREFMNNRTWTNDQFLNQERIECSIIITISERTSVDDFKANIQIQSRRPVYKTSYNSPLFNHQDNDFNFRYVQDQTLEFDEANINSNLTAVLAYYANIIIGLDYDSFSPEGGTPYFTKAQSIVSNAQVLAERGWKAFESSRNRYWISENLMNVSFKPLRNTMYSYHRLGFDKLSEDQVNARSAVTESIKELRRVYNDKPNSFLMQVFFNAKCDEIINLYSQAPQDEKSQVVQVLSLIDPANTLKYQGILSTSGGK, translated from the coding sequence ATGGTGAAAAGAATTCTCATTTTTCTTTCCTTTTTACTTACAGCTGAATTCAGCAATGCACAAGAACTGAATTGCCAGGTATCTGTGCTGACTCCGCAGATTCAGGCCAGCGATAAAACCATTTACGAAACCCTGCAAACCGCCATCCGGGAATTCATGAACAACAGAACCTGGACGAATGACCAGTTTCTGAACCAGGAAAGAATTGAATGCAGCATCATCATTACAATTTCTGAAAGAACTTCTGTGGATGATTTCAAAGCGAATATCCAGATTCAGTCACGCAGACCGGTGTACAAGACATCTTACAATTCACCTTTGTTCAATCACCAGGACAATGATTTTAATTTCCGGTATGTACAGGATCAGACTTTGGAATTTGATGAAGCAAATATCAATTCCAATCTCACTGCTGTTCTGGCGTATTATGCTAACATCATCATCGGACTCGATTACGATTCTTTTTCGCCTGAAGGAGGAACACCCTACTTTACAAAAGCGCAATCTATTGTAAGCAATGCGCAGGTACTTGCGGAAAGAGGCTGGAAAGCCTTTGAAAGTTCACGAAACCGTTATTGGATTTCCGAAAATCTGATGAACGTATCTTTCAAACCTCTCCGCAACACGATGTATTCATATCACAGGTTGGGGTTTGATAAATTGTCGGAAGACCAGGTGAATGCTCGGTCAGCTGTCACAGAATCTATTAAAGAATTACGCAGAGTCTACAACGATAAACCAAATTCTTTCCTCATGCAGGTGTTCTTTAATGCTAAATGTGATGAAATCATCAACCTGTATTCACAGGCACCTCAGGATGAAAAAAGTCAGGTTGTACAGGTATTGAGTCTCATCGATCCTGCAAATACTTTAAAGTATCAGGGAATTCTGTCGACCTCGGGTGGAAAATAA
- the coaBC gene encoding bifunctional phosphopantothenoylcysteine decarboxylase/phosphopantothenate--cysteine ligase CoaBC: MKGKKIILGVTGSIAAYKSALLTRLLVKAGAEVQIVMTGSAKDFITPLTLSVLSKRPVLSDYFEPSTGSWHNHVDLGLWADAMIIAPASANTLAHMANGICNNLLLATYLSARCPVFIAPAMDLDMWKHPATQRSMDQLKKDGVHLIAPTEGELASGLNGEGRMEEPENIFSALESFFSTDLPLKGKTVLITAGPTHEAIDPVRFIGNRSSGKMGFAIAEEAARKGANVVLITGPTSLHSQSSNIRRIQVESTAEMHAACMLEAPKAALLIMAAAVADFKPDHVESSKIKKKNNSLELSLVPTTDILADLGKNKPANQLLVGFALETDDETQNAKIKLSKKNLDFIVLNSLRDAGAGFGHDTNKISILSKDGSIKDYPLKSKQNVAKDILDFLIPALQK, translated from the coding sequence ATGAAAGGAAAGAAAATAATTCTCGGAGTAACCGGAAGCATCGCTGCCTACAAATCAGCTTTGCTTACCCGTCTGCTCGTGAAAGCCGGTGCGGAAGTGCAAATCGTGATGACTGGTTCCGCAAAGGACTTTATCACTCCTTTGACGCTATCCGTACTTTCAAAGCGACCGGTTTTGTCAGATTATTTTGAACCTTCTACCGGTTCCTGGCACAACCATGTGGATCTTGGTTTGTGGGCTGATGCAATGATCATTGCACCGGCATCCGCGAATACACTTGCGCATATGGCCAACGGAATTTGTAATAACCTCCTGCTGGCAACTTATCTTTCTGCAAGATGTCCTGTTTTTATCGCTCCTGCAATGGATCTGGATATGTGGAAGCATCCAGCCACGCAGAGGTCAATGGATCAATTGAAAAAAGACGGTGTGCACTTGATAGCCCCCACTGAGGGCGAACTTGCCAGTGGGTTGAATGGAGAGGGAAGAATGGAGGAGCCGGAAAATATTTTTTCAGCTTTGGAGAGTTTCTTTTCCACTGATCTCCCGTTAAAAGGAAAAACCGTTTTGATTACTGCCGGACCTACACATGAAGCGATTGATCCGGTGCGCTTTATCGGGAACAGGTCTTCCGGTAAAATGGGATTTGCTATCGCGGAGGAAGCCGCAAGAAAAGGCGCAAATGTCGTGCTCATTACCGGTCCGACTTCACTGCACAGCCAGTCTTCAAACATCCGGAGAATACAAGTCGAAAGTACCGCGGAAATGCATGCTGCCTGCATGTTGGAAGCTCCAAAAGCGGCTCTGCTAATCATGGCTGCCGCTGTTGCCGATTTCAAACCGGATCATGTAGAAAGCAGCAAAATCAAGAAGAAAAATAATTCCCTTGAACTCTCGTTGGTACCAACAACCGATATTCTTGCGGATCTTGGAAAGAATAAACCTGCAAACCAATTACTGGTGGGTTTTGCTCTCGAAACAGATGACGAAACTCAAAACGCGAAAATAAAACTGTCCAAAAAGAATCTGGATTTCATCGTCCTCAATTCACTTCGTGATGCCGGAGCCGGCTTTGGTCACGACACCAACAAAATAAGTATTCTGAGCAAAGATGGTTCAATAAAGGATTATCCGCTGAAGTCAAAACAAAATGTCGCAAAGGATATTCTTGATTTCCTGATCCCCGCGCTACAAAAATAA
- a CDS encoding DNA-directed RNA polymerase subunit omega yields the protein MNYKSDVNTTVTRNVPDFDKKTGNVYESIVIIAKRANQISSEMKDELNAKLSEFNSSTDNLEEVFENREQIEISKYYERLPKPTLIAVQEYTEDKIYFRNPNKEKQDNF from the coding sequence ATGAATTACAAATCGGACGTAAATACTACTGTCACACGTAATGTACCTGATTTCGACAAGAAAACTGGTAATGTTTACGAATCCATCGTGATTATTGCGAAACGTGCTAACCAGATTTCTTCTGAAATGAAGGATGAACTGAACGCCAAATTATCGGAGTTCAATTCAAGCACTGATAATCTGGAAGAAGTGTTTGAAAACCGTGAGCAAATTGAAATTTCAAAATACTACGAACGCTTGCCGAAACCAACTTTGATCGCGGTACAGGAATATACCGAAGACAAAATCTATTTCCGCAATCCGAACAAAGAAAAGCAGGATAATTTCTAA
- the bamD gene encoding outer membrane protein assembly factor BamD: MFPRISYILLIISMFIASCSNYTRVMKGTDMDAKLNLAIKLYNKGDYFKALPLLEELITVYRGTKKAEKTYYYYAYTNYQLGDFETAAYDFDNFSKTFPTSEYAEECAFMHSYCYYQDSPEYSLDQTNTLKAINELQLFADQYPQSTRIAQCNKLIDQLRGKLEEKSFQNARLYYNMEDYKAAVTTFRNLLADFPSTQYREEAMFLILKASFLLAENSIEDKRLPRYQETVSAYADFASAYAESKYRKEADEIVLLTRKRIEKITPSVTSSN; the protein is encoded by the coding sequence ATGTTCCCTCGGATTTCCTATATATTGCTGATTATCAGCATGTTTATTGCTTCCTGCAGCAATTATACCCGTGTCATGAAGGGAACCGACATGGATGCAAAGCTGAATTTGGCCATCAAACTCTACAACAAAGGCGATTATTTCAAAGCGCTGCCCTTGCTTGAAGAATTGATCACCGTTTACCGCGGAACCAAGAAAGCTGAAAAGACTTATTACTATTACGCTTATACAAATTATCAACTTGGAGATTTCGAAACCGCCGCTTACGATTTTGATAATTTCTCAAAAACATTTCCGACCAGTGAATATGCTGAAGAATGTGCATTCATGCATTCTTACTGTTACTACCAGGATTCACCTGAATATTCATTGGATCAGACAAACACTCTTAAAGCAATTAATGAATTGCAACTGTTTGCCGATCAGTATCCTCAAAGCACACGTATTGCGCAATGCAATAAACTGATCGACCAGTTGCGTGGCAAACTTGAAGAAAAGAGTTTTCAGAATGCACGCTTGTATTACAATATGGAGGATTACAAAGCCGCGGTAACAACCTTCCGCAATTTGCTCGCTGATTTTCCGTCTACACAATACAGAGAAGAAGCAATGTTTCTGATTTTGAAAGCAAGTTTTCTTCTTGCAGAAAATAGTATTGAAGACAAACGTTTGCCAAGGTACCAGGAAACCGTAAGCGCCTACGCTGATTTCGCGTCCGCTTATGCTGAAAGCAAATACCGTAAAGAAGCTGATGAAATCGTGTTGCTCACGAGAAAACGTATAGAAAAAATTACCCCATCCGTAACCTCATCCAATTAA
- a CDS encoding choice-of-anchor B family protein → MKRIVLLFGLLLSFQAYSQNLQLMANLSYGNSALANIGGYVDSLGNEYALVGTDFGLSIVDVTIPSSPVIKFTVNDAISEWREVKTYRKYAYVTTEGGGGLTIVDLSLLPASISSTHYTGDGAIAGQLNSIHALHCDTTTGFLYLYGSNIGDGNTLFLDLADPLNPTYAGQYTFPGGGQPAYVHDGFVDNDTLYESHIYSGFFTVVDVRNKSNPVLLATQSTPTAFTHNTWLSADHKRVFTTDENSNSFLAEYDISDLSNITELSRFQTAAGSGAIVHNTHILNNFAITSWYKEGVVITDVSRPGNPIEVGHYDTYTQGSGNGFNGCWGVYPFLPSGTIVASDIDNGLFVLSPTYVRGCYLEGTITDSISGIIIPGARAEILGAGIFRTSNSSGFYQSGMAIAGTVDVLYSKPGYFPKTISGVVLANGIVTTQDVQLAPLPSYEISGVVTEVPSGDLIEGATVQLTNSDFDLTTTTNSQGIYSFPGIIAGTYDILVGKWGNVTQCSSITVVDAALTDSFQLNRGYYDDFSLDFGWTVNGSSLNAWERGEPYGTFSNTGAPVNPEFDVTGDCSDKCFVTDNGVGSYSSNDVDNGNTILTSPVFDATIYLDPSVEYYRWFTNFGGSSTPNDSMQVKLSNGTTTVTIENIDNTNGSPVWTQSSFLISAYIQPTSNMQLIVEIADNSPGHIVEGAIDQFQLTGALATSIPNQVESGNSMQVFPNPFSNRINIQYHLKKENSNAVLHVWNAMGQEIISKPLSGNSGLIQTGEHLTSGIYFLAIEEDGSISERTRLIKQ, encoded by the coding sequence ATGAAAAGAATTGTACTGCTGTTCGGACTGTTGCTAAGTTTCCAAGCATATTCCCAAAACCTGCAACTAATGGCAAACCTTAGTTATGGTAATTCAGCCCTGGCTAATATCGGTGGATATGTTGATTCATTGGGAAATGAGTACGCGCTTGTAGGAACTGATTTTGGATTGTCAATCGTTGATGTCACAATTCCGTCCAGTCCGGTTATCAAATTCACAGTAAATGATGCAATTTCTGAATGGAGAGAAGTCAAAACATACAGAAAATACGCATATGTGACCACAGAAGGCGGAGGCGGACTTACCATTGTTGATCTTAGCCTGCTTCCTGCAAGCATTAGCAGTACACATTATACAGGAGATGGTGCAATTGCAGGTCAGCTGAATTCAATTCATGCATTGCATTGCGATACTACAACCGGTTTTCTTTATTTGTATGGTAGTAATATTGGGGATGGAAATACATTGTTCCTGGATCTTGCGGATCCTCTGAATCCGACTTATGCAGGTCAGTATACTTTCCCAGGTGGCGGGCAACCGGCTTATGTTCATGATGGATTTGTGGACAATGATACATTATACGAATCGCACATTTATTCAGGTTTTTTCACTGTAGTTGATGTCAGGAATAAATCAAATCCGGTCTTGTTAGCCACTCAATCCACACCGACAGCTTTTACACATAACACCTGGTTGTCTGCTGACCACAAAAGAGTATTTACCACTGACGAAAATTCGAATTCTTTCCTGGCCGAATACGATATTTCTGATTTGAGTAACATCACAGAACTATCCCGTTTTCAAACTGCTGCAGGGTCAGGCGCCATCGTACACAATACACATATCCTCAATAATTTTGCAATTACTTCCTGGTACAAAGAAGGAGTGGTCATTACCGATGTCAGCCGGCCGGGCAATCCCATTGAAGTAGGACATTATGATACTTACACTCAGGGAAGCGGGAATGGATTCAATGGTTGCTGGGGTGTTTATCCTTTTCTTCCTTCCGGAACTATTGTAGCTTCTGACATTGATAATGGATTATTTGTACTTAGTCCTACTTACGTTCGTGGCTGTTATCTTGAAGGAACGATTACTGATTCTATAAGTGGTATTATTATTCCGGGTGCAAGGGCAGAAATTCTTGGGGCCGGCATTTTCCGAACTTCTAATTCAAGCGGTTTTTATCAGTCAGGAATGGCTATTGCCGGGACTGTTGACGTGTTGTATTCCAAACCCGGTTATTTCCCGAAAACGATCAGTGGAGTAGTGCTTGCAAATGGCATTGTTACGACACAGGATGTTCAGCTTGCTCCTTTACCATCTTATGAAATTTCCGGAGTAGTCACAGAAGTGCCTTCAGGAGATCTGATTGAAGGCGCAACCGTTCAATTGACCAATTCCGATTTTGATCTCACAACAACAACCAACAGTCAGGGTATTTATTCATTTCCCGGAATCATTGCCGGAACTTATGATATCCTGGTTGGAAAATGGGGCAATGTAACACAGTGTTCTTCGATTACAGTAGTTGATGCCGCACTAACGGATTCATTCCAACTCAACCGGGGATATTACGATGATTTCTCCCTTGATTTTGGATGGACAGTCAACGGCTCATCATTAAATGCATGGGAAAGGGGAGAACCTTATGGAACATTTTCGAATACAGGAGCTCCGGTTAATCCTGAATTCGATGTAACCGGCGATTGTTCAGACAAGTGTTTTGTAACAGATAACGGAGTTGGTTCTTATTCGTCGAATGACGTTGACAACGGAAATACCATTTTAACTTCACCTGTTTTCGATGCGACAATTTACCTGGATCCATCTGTTGAGTATTATCGTTGGTTCACAAATTTCGGTGGCAGCAGCACTCCAAATGATTCCATGCAGGTAAAATTGAGCAATGGAACAACAACTGTCACAATTGAGAATATCGACAACACCAATGGTTCTCCTGTATGGACTCAAAGCAGTTTCCTCATTTCTGCATACATTCAACCTACTTCAAACATGCAACTTATCGTGGAAATTGCGGACAATTCACCCGGACATATTGTCGAAGGAGCCATCGATCAGTTTCAATTAACAGGTGCACTGGCAACCAGCATTCCAAATCAGGTCGAATCCGGGAATTCAATGCAGGTATTTCCAAATCCATTCTCAAACAGGATCAATATTCAATACCACTTGAAGAAAGAAAATTCAAATGCTGTTCTTCATGTCTGGAATGCAATGGGACAGGAAATCATCAGTAAACCTCTTTCAGGCAATTCCGGTCTTATTCAAACAGGAGAGCATCTCACTTCAGGTATTTATTTTCTTGCCATTGAAGAGGACGGATCAATCTCTGAAAGAACCCGGTTGATTAAGCAATAA